One Archocentrus centrarchus isolate MPI-CPG fArcCen1 chromosome 14, fArcCen1, whole genome shotgun sequence DNA window includes the following coding sequences:
- the LOC115792140 gene encoding olfactory receptor 146-like, producing the protein MENYTYNSFTLQLEGLNISVKFTYPMFLLLFFFYLFIMVANVGIAVLIFMNKNLHQPMYLLYCNLPFTDILGNSILLPRLLVDLLKPLSERVISYYECVVQAFTSHMFGTTSHTVLMIMAFDRYVAICNPLHYASIMTNKMVIKLTVSAWGVAFVLVGVLLGLTIRLSRCRTMITNLYCDNASLFKLSCESVVINDVYGLTFTVVLFTGSIGSVVLTYASITVVCLTSKNKSLNSKALKTCSTHLVVYLIMLFTGTLGIMLHRFPQYSEYRKFCSILFHIVPGSLNPIIYGVQSNEIQKLFSKLPWKKTVPLK; encoded by the coding sequence ATGGAGAATTACACCTATAACAGCTTCACTCTCCAGCTGGAGGGGTTAAACATTTCAGTGAAATTCACATACCctatgtttcttcttctgttttttttctacttgttTATAATGGTAGCAAATGTGGGCATTGCTGTTTTAATTTTCATGAATAAGAACCTTCACCAGCCCATGTATCTGCTGTATTGCAACCTGCCTTTTACTGATATACTTGGAAACTCTATCTTACTACCTCGTTTGCTGGTAGACTTGTTGAAGCCTCTATCTGAGCGCGTCATCAGTTATTATGAATGTGTGGTCCAAGCTTTTACATCACATATGTTTGGAACCACCAGTCACACTGTGCTCATGATTATGGCCTTTGACAGATATGTTGCCATCTGTAACCCTCTGCACTATGCTTCCATAATGACCAACAAAATGGTGATCAAGCTGACAGTTTCTGCCTGGGGGGTGGCTTTTGTCCTGGTCGGGGTTCTGCTCGGTCTGACCATACGGCTGAGCAGATgcaggacaatgatcacaaACCTGTACTGTGATAATGCCTCTCTTTTTAAGCTTTCCTGTGAGAGTGTGGTCATTAATGATGTCTATGGACTCACCTTCACAGTGGTTCTGTTTACAGGTTCTATAGGCAGCGTGGTTCTCACATATGCTAGTATTACAGTGGTCTGTCTGACCAGTAAGAACAAGTCTTTGAACAGTAAAGCCTTGAAGACCTGCAGCACTCACCTGGTTGTTTATTTGATTATGCTGTTCACTGGAACGCTTGGCATTATGTTACATCGGTTCCCTCAGTACTCTGAATACAGGAAattttgttccattttgttTCACATAGTCCCTGGAAGCCTCAACCCTATTATTTATGGTGTGCAGTCCAATGAGatacaaaaattattttcaaagtTACCATGGAAGAAAACTGTGCCATTAaaataa
- the LOC115791445 gene encoding GTPase IMAP family member 8-like: MDPDPGPDPDVTVVLLGNCGVGKSASGNTILGRVAFESKTSFKAGETEIREETGQVFRKRIRVIDTPGILGSEGPIGSCCRDVLSSSGSHLFLLVVKTDRFTAEQERGVEAALGAVGEQGFSRCFLLFTGGDALKNTSVYDFIYQDLQSPLPGVVRRFSGRFHLFNNEDGGREQVRELLLKAGLLHESPAVCVGSEARRVLLIGPLGGGKSSSGNSVLGCRHFEVDSDFHRNGKGHACGSAEVEGRRISVVDSAGLSGEGLTRERLFHEIGSVMQLCEPGPHVFMVVVKIGRLSAADSRLLTLLTRLFEGDASRHAAVLFTHEDALGDQSLQDKIGSSRCVSELVSRCRGRICVLDNTRKGEQVQVARFLRLIDNIIRENEGRHCSWDLLRSHDPEDMSQPLTADSSCVNGVADCALAARLPPSLLSVFWCFLSLSALFARHYFHWT; encoded by the exons ATGGATCCAGATCCAGGTCCTGATCCAGATGTGACCGTGGTCCTCCTGGGGAACTGTGGAGTGGGTAAAAGTGCTTCAGGAAATACCATTTTAGGTCGAGTGGCGTTTGAGTCGAAGACGTCCTTTAAGGCTGGAGAGACCGAGATCAGAGAGGAGACAGGACAAGTGTTTAGGAAACGGATCCGAGTCATTGACACTCCCGGAATACTGGGATCAGAGGGGCCAATCGGGAGCTGCTGTCGGGACGTCCTCAGTTCCTCCGGCTCTCATCTGTTCCTGCTGGTGGTTAAAACAGATCGATTCACCGCCGAGCAGGAACGGGGAGTGGAGGCGGCACTCGGAGCGGTCGGAGAGCAGGGCTTCAGCCGCTGTTTCCTGCTCTTCACAGGTGGAGACGCCTTGAAGAACACGTCTGTGTACGACTTCATCTACCAGGACTTGCAGAGCCCACTTCCAGGTGTGGTCAGGAGGTTCTCAGGGAGGTTTCACCTGTTTAACAACGAAGACGGAGGAAGAGAGCAAGTCcgagagctgctgctgaaggCGGGACTCCTTCATGAGTCACCAG ctgtttgtgtgggGTCAGAGGCCAGGAGGGTTCTTCTGATTGGTCCTCTTGGAGGTGGGAAAAGTTCTTCAGGAAACAGCGTGCTGGGCTGCCGTCACTTTGAGGTGGACTCTGACTTCCACAGAAATGGGAAAGGACATGCGTGCGGAAGTGCGGAGGTGGAGGGGAGGCGGATATCTGTGGTGGACTCTGCGGGACTCTCGGGCGAAGGTCTGACCCGGGAGCGGCTGTTTCATGAGATTGGGAGTGTGATGCAGCTCTGCGAGCCGGGGCCTCACGTCTTtatggtggtggtgaagatcgGTCGGCTGTCGGCGGCAGACTCGCGGCTGCTCACCTTGCTGACTCGGCTGTTTGAGGGCGACGCGTCCCGACATGCCGCCGTGCTGTTCACTCATGAAGATGCTCTGGGAGACCAGAGTCTGCAGGACAAGATTGGGTCCAGCCGCTGTGTGTCGGAGCTGGTGTCCCGCTGCAGAGGGAGAATCTGTGTGTTGGACAATACTCGTAAAGGAGAGCAGGTGCAGGTGGCGCGCTTCCTCCGTCTCATAGACAACATCATCAGAGAAAACGAGGGACGCCACTGCAGCTGGGATTTGCTGAGGTCACATGACCCAGAGGACATGTCTCAGCCTCTGACAGCAGACAGTTCTTGTGTGAACGGTGTCGCAGACTGTGCGCTAGCTGCAAGGCTTCCTCCTTCTTTGCTGAGTGTGTTCTGGTGTTTCCTTTCTCTCAGTGCGCTCTTTGCAAGGCATTATTTTCACTGGACTTAA
- the or6at1 gene encoding olfactory receptor 6C3, whose product MELWMLDVALQSHRDLRSPLSTTHRSSSVNGTLDPRGVTFFIIQGLANLSEKKMILFAILLLIYIVILGGNSMIIFVTLTDPKLTSPLYFFLCNLSFVDTVYTTTTIPNMLSGFLTNILTISVPGCFLQMYFFIQLSVTGRAILTVMAYDRYMAICNPLHYNAIMTRPIQLLLVAGAWGFGAVCTLPAALMAVWRPYCGPNVVKHGWCDLSSVRRLVCGDTSLDDILSLSFAMVALLTTGILILSSYVMIGVSVSRMSVAQRLKAFGTCAAHLIVVSISYTAASFVYISYRVGNFSPEVRPLLFSGSQTVLCKHLE is encoded by the exons ATGGAGTTGTGGATGCTGGATGTTGCACTCCAGAGTCACAGAG ATTTGCGCTCGCCTTTGTCGACCACCCACAGATCTAGTTCCGTTAATGGTACCTTGGATCCTCGTGGTGTCACGTTCTTTATCATCCAGGGCCTCGCAAACCTCAGTGAGAAAAAGATGATCCTTTTTGCCATTCTGTTACTGATTTACATCGTCATCCTGGGAGGAAACAGCATGATCATCTTTGTG ACACTGACTGATCCAAAGCTCACCTCTCCACTGTACTTCTTCCTCTGCAACCTCTCCTTCGTGGACACGGTCTACACCACAACCACCATCCCCAACATGCTGTCTGGCTTCCTGACAAATATCTTAACCATCTCTGTCCCAGGCTGCTTCCTCCAGATGTATTTCTTCATTCAGCTATCTGTTACCGGCCGTGCCATTCTCACCGTCATGGCATACGACCGCTACATGGCCATCTGCAACCCTCTGCACTACAACGCCATCATGACCCGGCCCATCCAGCTGCTTCTTGTTGCAGGAGCCTGGGGATTTGGTGCAGTTTGCACACTTCCTGCCGCTCTGATGGCCGTTTGGAGGCCTTACTGTGGCCCGAACGTGGTGAAACACGGCTGGTGTGACCTTTCCTCTGTAAGGCGGCTCGTATGTGGCGACACCTCTCTGGATGAcattttgtctctctcttttgcaATGGTGGCGCTGCTGACCACAGGCATCCTCATCCTCTCCTCCTACGTAATGATTGGTGTTTCCGTATCCAGAATGAGTGTCGCTCAGAGGCTGAAGGCGTTCGGGACATGTGCCGCCCACTTGATTGTGGTGTCCATCTCTTATACTGCAGcctcatttgtttacatttcctACCGAGTGGGAAACTTCTCACCAGAGGTACGACCTTTACTTTTTAGTGGCTCAcagacagtactgtgcaaacatCTGGAGTga
- the LOC115791878 gene encoding olfactory receptor 8U1-like, translating into MENWTSAADILLLEGLKVSPDASVPAFILLLLIYIFIMVSNIALVVLITLDRSLHQPMYLLFCNMSINDVFGATTIIPRILKDIFIPSSDRYIHYVDCAIQAFCVQFHSAVCHTVLMIMAFDRYVAICNPLRYASIMTNWMVVKLSVSAWGVVFIMALILVGLSVRLSRCRWNIFNPYCDNASLFKLSCESILINNIYGLGYTIVLLGSSLGSVTITYLRIAMVCLSSKNKVLNNRALQTCASHLAVYIIMFVSGSVIIILHRFPDLSDHRKLSAIIYHVVPPATNAIIYGMQIKVVREKLFIIFMRNTLTVAEGK; encoded by the coding sequence ATGGAAAACTGGACTTCAGCTGCAGATATCCTGCTCTTAGAAGGGTTAAAGGTCAGCCCAGACGCCTCCGTTCCcgccttcatcctcctccttctcatCTACATCTTCATCATGGTTTCCAACATCGCCTTAGTGGTCCTGATCACACTGGATAGGAGCCTCCACCAGCCCATGTATCTGCTTTTCTGTAACATGAGCATTAATGATGTGTTCGGGGCCACGACGATCATTCCACGCATTCTGAAGGACATTTTTATTCCCAGTTCAGATCGTTACATCCACTACGTAGACTGTGCCATTCAGGCTTTTTGTGTTCAATTTCATTCAGCTGTCTGTCACACCGTACTCATGATCATGGCTTTTGATCGCTATGTGGCCATCTGCAACCCGCTGCGATATGCCTCCATCATGACCAACTGGATGGTGGTGAAGCTGTCTGTTTCAGCCTGGGGGGTGGTCTTCATTATGGCGCTGATCCTGGTGGGCCTCAGCGTCCGCCTGTCACGCTGCAGGTGGAACATATTTAACCCATACTGCGACAATGCCTCCTTGTTTAAGCTGTCCTGTGAAAGCATCCTCATCAATAACATCTACGGCCTCGGGTACACCATCGTCCTGCTGGGCTCCTCCCTCGGCAGCGTCACTATCACCTACCTGAGGATTGCCATGGTGTGTCTGAGCAGCAAGAACAAGGTGCTGAACAATCGGGCGCTCCAGACCTGTGCCAGCCACCTGGCTGTGTACATCATTATGTTTGTGTCAGGCTcagtcatcatcatcctccatcGCTTCCCTGACTTGTCAGACCACAGGAAGTTATCTGCCATCATATATCATGTGGTTCCTCCAGCAACAAATGCCATTATCTATGGGATGCAGATCAAAGTGGTCAGAGAAAAACTGTTTATTATCTTTATGAGGAATACACTGACTGTGGCAGAGGGGAAGTGA